A single window of Vigna radiata var. radiata cultivar VC1973A chromosome 4, Vradiata_ver6, whole genome shotgun sequence DNA harbors:
- the LOC106758747 gene encoding transmembrane emp24 domain-containing protein p24delta9 has translation MSNLPLLMVFLLAPALMCSIVESMMFELKSPHTKCISEDIKANTFSSGNYHVINPNSVGTVPDHHKIIVRVRSPNGNGYHIGDNVLYGEFAFTAAESGDYSACFTVAAHTTDTVTVDFVWKSGVAAKDWKNGGRKSHIDEMEMELKKLNDAVTSIHDEMFYLRERETERQFLTDETNSKMFNYSFLSILVCLSVAGLQLWHLKTFFERKKLL, from the exons ATGTCCAATCTTCCTCTTCTTATGGTTTTTCTTTTGGCCCCTGCATTGATGTGTAGCATTGTGGAGTCGATGATGTTCGAGCTGAAATCCCCTCACACGAAGTGCATTTCCGAGGACATTAAGGCCAACACCTTCTCCTCCGGCAATTACCACGTCATTAACCCCAACAGCGTCGGCACCGTTCCTGATCATCACAAGATCATTGTTAGG GTGCGTTCGCCTAATGGAAATGGTTATCACATTGGAGATAATGTGCTGTATGGTGAGTTTGCATTTACTGCAGCTGAGTCTGGTGATTACAGTGCTTGTTTTACGGTGGCAGCGCATACCACGGATACTGTTACCGTTGATTTTGTTTGGAAAAGTGGGGTTGCTGCCAAGGACTGGAAAAATGGTGGCAGGAAAAGCCACATTGAT GAAATGGAAATGGAGTTAAAGAAGTTGAATGACGCTGTCACATCTATCCACGACGAGATGTTTTATCTTCGCGAAAG GGAGACAGAGAGGCAATTTCTTACGGACGAGACTAACAGCAAGATGTTCAACTAcagttttctttcaattttagtttgCTTGTCTGTGGCTGGTTTGCAACTATGGCATTTGAAGACATTCTTTGAGAGGAAGAAGCTCCTCTAA
- the LOC106758978 gene encoding pentatricopeptide repeat-containing protein At5g06540, with the protein MGSATVASTLVQMAQRCTCMRDLKLLHAHAFRTHLDDHVVVLGKLFRFAAVSPLGDLRYAHLMFDIMPHRTTFFYNTLIRAHSHSTSPSLSSLFFNVMMQNDVAPDQFSFTFLLKSRSRTIPLTHHNDIHGAVLKFGFCSHLHVQNGLIHLYAHRGMTLLARRAFEDALNLGLKVDVVSWSGLLVAHVKAGELEVARRVFDEMPHRDVVAWTAMLSGYSRARRPRDALELFREMRHAGVWPDEVTMVSVISACATLGDVETGRMVHHFVEENGFGWMVALCNALIDMYGKCGCLEEAWYVFHGMTRRSLVTWNSMITVCANHGNADDAFRLFQRMVCSGVVPDSVTLLALLVAFAHKGLVDDGIRLFERMERDYGVEPRIEHYGAVVDMLGRAGRIQEAYDLLANISIPCNDVVWGALLGACRIHGDVDMGEKIIKKLLELKPDEGGYYILLRDIYVAAGRTVEANEMRQAMLASGARKNPGCSWVEG; encoded by the coding sequence ATGGGAAGCGCCACTGTTGCGTCAACCCTCGTCCAAATGGCCCAGAGGTGCACGTGCATGCGCGACCTCAAGCTCCTCCACGCGCACGCGTTCCGTACCCACCTCGACGACCACGTGGTGGTCCTCGGCAAGCTCTTCCGGTTCGCTGCGGTGTCGCCGTTGGGAGACTTGAGGTACGCTCACCTAATGTTCGATATAATGCCCCACCGAACCACCTTCTTCTACAACACCCTCATACGCGCCCACTCCCATTCCACCTCCCCTTCTCTCTCTTCCCTCTTCTTCAACGTCATGATGCAAAACGACGTCGCCCCGGATCAGTTTTCCTTCACCTTCTTGCTCAAGTCCCGCTCAAGAACCATCCCTTTGACCCACCACAACGACATACATGGTGCTGTTTTGAAGTTTGGGTTTTGCAGCCACTTGCACGTTCAGAACGGGCTGATACACTTGTATGCCCATAGGGGGATGACTCTTTTGGCAAGAAGGGCATTTGAGGATGCTTTGAACCTGGGTTTGAAGGTTGACGTTGTGTCCTGGTCTGGGTTGCTTGTGGCGCACGTAAAGGCTGGTGAGTTGGAAGTTGCGAGGAgggtgtttgatgaaatgccccATAGGGATGTGGTTGCGTGGACTGCCATGTTATCGGGGTATTCCCGGGCTAGGCGACCCAGAGATGCTCTGGAGTTGTTCAGGGAGATGAGGCATGCAGGGGTGTGGCCAGACGAGGTTACCATGGTGAGTGTGATCTCAGCTTGTGCAACTTTGGGAGATGTAGAGACAGGGAGGATGGTTCACCATTTCGTGGAAGAGAATGGGTTTGGTTGGATGGTTGCTCTTTGCAATGCGCTCATTGATATGTATGGGAAGTGTGGATGCTTGGAGGAGGCATGGTACGTGTTTCATGGGATGACGAGAAGGAGCTTGGTCACATGGAACTCAATGATAACCGTATGTGCGAACCATGGGAATGCTGATGATGCTTTCAGGTTGTTTCAACGGATGGTTTGTTCGGGGGTTGTGCCTGATTCAGTGACACTTCTGGCGCTTCTGGTTGCGTTTGCTCATAAAGGGTTGGTGGATGATGGAATTAGATTGTTTGAGAGAATGGAAAGGGACTATGGAGTTGAACCTAGGATTGAGCATTATGGAGCAGTGGTAGATATGTTGGGGCGTGCAGGGCGAATACAGGAGGCTTATGATCTACTTGCAAATATTTCTATTCCATGCAATGATGTTGTTTGGGGAGCTCTGCTTGGAGCTTGCAGGATTCATGGTGATGTTGATATGGGGGAAAAGATTATAAAGAAGTTGCTGGAATTGAAACCAGATGAAGGCGGATACTATATTCTCCTGCGTGATATCTATGTTGCTGCAGGCCGGACAGTTGAAGCCAATGAGATGAGGCAAGCCATGTTAGCTAGTGGAGCAAGGAAAAATCCTGGTTGTAGTTGGGTGGAAGGATGA